From one Trifolium pratense cultivar HEN17-A07 linkage group LG1, ARS_RC_1.1, whole genome shotgun sequence genomic stretch:
- the LOC123895793 gene encoding uncharacterized protein LOC123895793 gives MDRSWMRANRLSTEYRHGVMEFLQFAESNAELERPPPEFPPLFLCPCINCANKEPKRTKKEIMNHLICDGICQNYTQWIWHGEVVATPSVSHRESGSVDIDDRLEDMMRDIGEDSFKRAHVYETLCSDKDEPLYPGCTNFTRLSAVLKLFNLKAKNGWTDKSFTELLELLIQMLPEGNVMPNRYYEAKKVLCPMGLEYEKIHACPNDCILYRKEFVNYNHCPTCKASRYKKKDGDSSDDEVTKTGPPAKVVWYLPIISRFKRLFANANDAKNLRWHAEERKCDGQIRHVADSLQWKKIDSLFPNFGKESRNLRLGLATDGMNPFGNQSTNHSSWPVLLMIYNLSPWLCMKRKYIMLSMMISGPRQPGNDIDVYLSPLIDDLKVLWEEGVDVFDSYSGEQFNMRAMLFCTINDFPAYGNLSGLRKAFDGDQENGVAPTPLTGEEVYERQRDINVVFGKCQKPKGRVPKAKVPKAESESVKRKKQPVVKSIWKKRSVFFDLPYWSSLDVRHCIDVMHVEKNVCDSVIGTLLDIKGKTKDGAHARLDMDLMGIRQELLPQKINDKTYLPPACHTLSKDEKTSFCKCLQSIKVPHGYSSNVKSLVSMKDLKLIGLKSHDCHVLMQQLLPVAIRGILPDNVRKAICRLCLFFNAICCKAIDPLKLDELENEAAVILCQLEMYFPPSFFDIMVHLIVHLVREIRLCGPIYLRWMYPIERYMKILKGYTKNPHRPEASIVERYIAEEAIEFCSNYLSEVDAIGVPKSRHDGRCDGVGTQGLNVKSMHIDIILQAHLYILNNTDEVQPYLSAHKSIIKKMHDKMNEKWVLREHNKKFSEWFKEKVCQDDSVSDTIKWLSYEPKCNILTWSAYDINKTSFYTKSKDDRSTMQNSGVMIVAESMHFSSSKDKNPVMASTPYFGVIEEIWEVDYVVFKVPLFKCKWIDINNGVRIDELGFTIVDLCKLAYKDEPFIMASQAKQVFYVKDPSNERWSVVLQGKNVHGSYENQELDISEIPPFSSDVPTFIEENEEDDVHAAIRLDHDEGIWD, from the exons ATGGACCGTAGTTGGATGAGAGCTAATCGATTAAGTACTGAGTACAGACATGGAGTGATGGAATTTCTACAGTTTGCGGAAAGTAATGCTGAACTAGAACGTCCTCCTCCTGAATTTCCTCCACTTTTTCTATGTCCGTGTATAAATTGTGCAAATAAAGAACCAAAACGTACTAAGAAAGAAATCATGAATCATCTAATTTGTGACgggatttgtcaaaattatacacaatGGATATGGCACGGTGAAGTAGTTGCAACGCCAAGTGTGTCCCATAGAGAAAGTGGTAGTGTGGATATCGATGATCGACTGGAAGACATGATGCGTGATATTGGAGAAGATTCGTTTAAGAGGGCGCATGTGTATGAAACTTTATGCAGTGACAAGGATGAACCATTGTATCCGGGATGCACAAATTTTACCCGTTTGTCTGCGgtgttaaaattgtttaatttgaaaGCAAAAAATGGGTGGACCGACAAAAGTTTCACTGAATTGCTTGAATTGTTGATACAAATGCTTCCAGAAGGTAATGTAATGCCAAATCGTTATTACGAGGCGAAAAAAGTATTGTGTCCAATGGGTTTGGAGTATGAAAAGATACATGCATGCCCTAATGATTGTATATTATACCGAAAAGAGTTTGTAAACTATAATCATTGTCCGACATGTAAGGCGTCTCgctacaaaaagaaagatggtgATTCTAGTGATGATGAGGTGACCAAAACGGGTCCTCCCGCGAAAGTCGTATGGTACCTACCAATAATTTCAAGGTTCAAGAGATTGTTTGCTAATGCAAATGACGCAAAGAATCTTAGATGGCATGcagaagagagaaaatgtgatGGCCAAATTCGCCATGTAGCTGATTCTTTGCAATGGAAGAAAATTGACTCTTTGTTTCCAAATTTTGGCAAAGAGTCGAGAAACCTTAGACTTGGACTTGCTACTGATGGAATGAATCCGTTTGGTAATCAAAGTACTAACCATAGTTCATGGCCTGTTCTCCTGATGATTTACAACCTATCTCCTTGGTTGTGCATGAAgcgtaaatatattatgttatcgaTGATGATTTCAGGCCCAAGACAACCAGGAAATGACATAGATGTTTATCTAAGTCCactaattgatgatttgaaagtGTTGTGGGAGGAAGGAGTGGATGTTTTTGATTCGTATTCTGGTGAACAGTTCAACATGCGTGCCATGTTGTTTTGCACCATCAACGACTTTCCGGCATACGGCAATTTGTCTGG ATTGCGAAAAGCTTTTGACGGAGACCAAGAGAATGGTGTTGCTCCAACGCCCTTAACTGGAGAGGAAGTTTATGAACGACAACGAGACATTAATGTTGTCTTCGGAAAGTGCCAAAAGCCAAAAGGGAGAGTGCCAAAAGCGAAAGTGCCAAAAGCCGAAAGTGAAAGTGTCAAAAGGAAAAAGCAGCCTGTTGTGAAAAGTATATGGAAAAAGAGGTCAGTGTTCTTTGATCTTCCATATTGGTCTAGTCTTGATGTAAGACATTGTATTGATGTGATGCACGTGGAGAAAAATGTATGTGATAGTGTAATTGGAACACTTCTCGACATTAAAGGCAAGACAAAAGATGGTGCACATGCTCGTCTtgatatggatttgatgggTATACGACAAGAGTTATTACCACAAAAAATCAATGACAAGACATATTTGCCTCCCGCGTGTCACACTTTGTCTAAAGACGAGAAAACAAGTTTTTGCAAGTGTTTACAAAGTATCAAAGTGCCACATGGTTACTCGTCAAATGTCAAGAGCCTTGTATCAATGAAAGATCTCAAATTAATCGGCTTAAAATCTCATGATTGTCATGTCTTGATGCAACAACTACTACCTGTGGCTATTCGTGGGATATTGCCCGATAATGTTAGGAAAGCTATATGCAGGTTGTGCTTATTCTTCAATGCAATATGTTGTAAAGCAATTGATCCATTGAAGTTAGACGAGTTGGAAAACGAAGCTGCAGTTATCTTGTGTCAATTGGAGATGTATTTTCCTCcttcattttttgacattatGGTTCATTTGATTGTTCATCTAGTAAGGGAGATTAGATTGTGTGGCCCAATTTATTTACGGTGGATGTATCCAATAGAGCGATACATGAAGATCCTAAAAGGGTATACAAAAAACCCACACCGTCCGGAAGCTTCGATTGTTGAGAGGTACATTGCAGAAGAAGCTATTGAGTTTTGTTCAAACTATTTGTCAGAAGTGGATGCTATAGGGGTTCCCAAGTCTCGTCATGATGGAAGATGTGACGGTGTGGGCACGCAAGGTTTAAATGTCAAGAGCATGCATATTGATATAATTCTTCAAGCGCATTTGTATATATTGAATAACACTGATGAAGTTCAACCTTACTTGTCTGCTCACAAAAGCATCATAAAGAAAATGCACGATAAGATGAATGAAAAATGGGTGTTAAGAGAGCATAATAAGAAATTCTCAGAGTGGTTTAAAGAAAAGGTCTGCCAAGATGATAGTGTTTCCGATACAATAAAGTGGTTGTCCTATGAGCCTAAATGTAACATATTGACTTGGAGTGCATATGATATTAACAAAACTTCCTTTTATACAAAATCAAAGGATGACCGCAGTACCATGCAAAATAGTGGGGTTATGATTGTGGCAGAGTCCATGCACTTCTCtagttccaaagataaaaatccggTTATGGCATCTACACCCTACTTTGGGGTGATTGAAGAGATCTGGGAGGTTGATTACGTTGTGTTTAAAGTGCCTTTATTTAAATGTAAATGGATTGATATCAACAATGGTGTGAGAATTGATGAATTAGGATTTACAATAGTTGATCTTTGCAAGTTAGCTTATAAAGACGAACCTTTCATCATGGCATCCCAAGCAAAACAAGTGTTTTATGTCAAAGATCCTTCTAATGAACGGTGGTCGGTGGTTCTACAAGGAAAAAATGTGCATGGTAGTTATGAAAATCAAGAGCTTGATATTTCCGAAATTCCTCCTTTCTCATCAGATGTGCCTACCTTCATTGAAGAAAACGAAGAGGATGATGTGCATGCAGCTATTCGTTTAGATCATGACGAAGGAATATGGGATTAG
- the LOC123902547 gene encoding isoleucine N-monooxygenase 2-like, translating into MESFIVSDQLLPSFWCLILVFLVSTLLIKHQSCNQKSEKPKLPPGPTPWPIVGNLPEMLANRPTFRWIQKMMNDMNTQIACIRLGNVHVITVTDPEIAREICIKQDAIFASRPSSWSNEYVTTGYLTTALTPFGEQWKKIKKLISNELVSPLRHQWLHDKRVEEADNIVRYVYNQCTKIGGDGIVNVSVTAKHYTGNVIRRLLLNTRYFGNGSEDFGPSFKEVEYVEAVFTVLQYLFAFSVSDFMPCLRGLDLDGHEKNIKKACKIMKKYHDPIIEDRIRQWKNGKKTHKEDLLDVLISLKDAHNNDLLTEQEIKSNVLELTLAAVDNPSNALEWGLAEMINQPELLKKATEELDSVVGKERLVQEYDFPKLNYVKACAREAFRRHPICDFNLPHVAMKDTVVANYFIPKGSHVYLRRQGLGLNPKVWKEPLKFKPERHLKIDGYNVSLTDPSLELVTFGTGRRGCSGIMLGSSMTIMLFARLLHGFTWSAPPNCSSIDLSESHGGTTKAKPLVAVAKPRLPIETYRLY; encoded by the exons ATGGAATCTTTTATTGTTTCAGACCAATTGTTGCCATCATTTTGGTGTCTCATACTCGTTTTTCTTGTTTCTACACTCCTCATCAAACATCAAAGTTGCAACCAAAAATCTGAAAAACCCAAACTCCCTCCTGGTCCCACACCTTGGCCTATAGTAGGCAACCTCCCTGAAATGCTTGCAAATAGGCCAACATTTAGATGGATACAAAAAATGATGAATGACATGAACACGCAAATTGCGTGCATCCGTTTAGGTAATGTTCATGTCATTACAGTGACTGATCCTGAAATTGCACGTGAAATATGTATAAAACAAGATGCAATTTTTGCTTCAAGACCGAGTAGTTGGTCCAATGAATATGTTACTACTGGATATCTGACCACTGCACTCACTCCCTTTGGAGAACAATGgaagaaaattaagaaattaattaGCAATGAATTAGTTTCCCCTCTTAGACACCAATGGCTTCATGATAAAAGGGTGGAAGAGGCCGATAACATTGTACGGTATGTCTACAACCAATGTACGAAAATTGGTGGTGATGGAATTGTGAATGTGAGTGTTACTGCAAAACATTATACAGGGAATGTTATTAGGAGGTTGCTTTTGAATACCAGGTATTTTGGAAATGGTAGCGAAGATTTTGGACCGAGCTTTAAGGAAGTAGAATATGTTGAAGCGGTTTTTACTGTTTTGCAATACCTTTTTGCTTTCTCTGTTTCTGATTTCATGCCATGTCTGAGGGGTCTAGACTTGGATGGTCATGAGAAGAATATTAAGAAGGCTTGTAAGATCATGAAGAAATATCATGACCCTATAATTGAGGATAGAATTCGGCAATGGAAGAATGGGAAAAAGACGCATAAAGAAGATTTGCTTGATGTTCTCATTTCACTAAAAGATGCTCACAACAACGACCTTTTGACAGAGCAGGAGATTAAGTCTAATGTTTTG GAATTGACACTTGCAGCTGTTGATAATCCATCAAATGCACTTGAATGGGGACTTGCTGAAATGATTAATCAGCCTGAGCTACTTAAAAAGGCTACCGAAGAATTAGACAGTGTTGTTGGAAAAGAAAGGCTGGTGCAAGAATATGATTTTCCCAAACTCAACTATGTGAAAGCTTGTGCAAGAGAAGCTTTTCGCCGCCATCCAATTTGTGATTTCAACCTTCCCCACGTCGCGATGAAAGACACAGTTGTTGCTAATTACTTTATCCCAAAAGGTAGCCATGTCTATTTAAGGAGACAAGGACTTGGCCTAAATCCTAAAGTATGGAAAGAACCACTGAAGTTCAAGCCAGAACGGCATCTTAAGATAGATGGGTATAATGTGAGTTTGACAGATCCGAGTTTGGAATTGGTAACATTTGGTACCGGAAGGCGTGGGTGTTCAGGCATCATGCTTGGATCTTCAATGACTATTATGTTATTTGCAAGGTTGCTCCATGGATTCACTTGGAGTGCACCACCCAACTGTTCTAGCATTGATCTCTCTGAATCTCATGGAGGTACCACAAAAGCTAAGCCACTTGTGGCAGTGGCAAAGCCAAGATTACCAATAGAGACTTATCGATTATATTAA
- the LOC123895787 gene encoding uncharacterized protein LOC123895787: MADSTDNSAETSQRNKKSVRGPTMLKAIENVRKTGIKIPLQFDLETGECYGNNASHFKSYVALLTRERCSIAKELWKHIPEGVKNAMWTDIKAIFVIPEFDDAKRNDHFKKIWFHYAAERWKDFKSRLTRTYITDPKPDDVPPYVKYPYIKKDIWEEFVKYRQTSDFKEKSQKGRENHAKNVYPHVLSRGGYKRLEEQMINEKRLSLSKDSSGLTDDDRHPSPPERYETWTRARQKKGGEFTSEPVKKVAEKIEKIVEDSKKGDFVPTRRHDVLTEAIGTPEHGGSVRGVGKKHNITTYWGRSKVSRQSQGIDVKEQLAAFKADLEAKFEEKLAQERKMMQDSLMETLKSMGLSQTSDTNNRVMVPEAQTEQLVVTGSAKGSCSPAPVKMQNELKEVVVTESAKGSRSPAPVAEAQDNMDDVQKLLMMVLKRGDDHLDVELIHCSMCTNFLMSCKCIRELLVGFIWLDMSTLSVWCSYIHRLCIENNTTNVYGILEPTFLNIVGDAGKKSDQRISQSKCKKYIQHKLQNEKKECQLLPFNHGGHWQLIILCPKINTVVVICSLHWKLNPIMEKIVSSVFTVDQMANGNRKNNTVWLYPQARKQYNSNDCGYYVMKNMLDIVTAKITDSWMEVFNDPKELTAEEMYELRLRWSTYFLELLEG; this comes from the exons ATGGCTGATTCAACCGACAACTCTGCTGAAACTAGTCAACGTAATAAAAAAAGTGTTAGAGGTCCCACTATGTTGAAAGCAATTGAAAACGTTCGTAAAACGGGTATAAAGATCCCTCTCCAGTTTGATCTAGAAACTGGAGAGTGTTATGGTAACAATGCCTCCCATTTTAAGAGTTACGTAGCACTtcttactcgagaaagatgCAGTATTGCGAAAGAGTTGTGGAAACATATACCTGAAGGAGTAAAAAATGCTATGTGGACAGATATTAAG gCTATTTTTGTTATACCCGAGTTTGATGATGCAAAAAGGAAtgatcattttaagaaaatatggtTTCACTATGCGGCGGAGCGGTGGAAAGATTTTAAATCACGGTTGACTAGAACTTATATCACAGACCCCAAACCAGATGACGTTCCTCCATACGTCAAGTATCCTTACATCAAAAAAGATATATGGGAAGAGTTTGTGAAGTATCGACAGACCTCTGATTTTAAG GAAAAAAGTCAAAAGGGTAGGGAGAATCATGCAAAGAATGTTTACCCACATGTGTTATCCCGTGGAGGGTATAAGAGGCTCGAGGAGCAGATGATCAATGAAAAGAGATTGTCCTTATCGAAAGATAGTTCTGGCTTAACTGATGATGATCGTCATCCATCTCCACCGGAACGCTATGAGACATGGACGAGAGCACGACAAAAGAAAGGGGGAGAATTCACATCCGAGCCTGTAAAAAAAGTTGCTGAGAAAATT GAGAAAATTGTTGAAGACTCAAAAAAGGGTGACTTTGTTCCAACGAGACGTCACGATGTCCTAACAGAAGCCATTGGAACACCTGAGCATGGTGGTAGTGTTCGTGGTGTtggaaaaaaacataacattacCACTTACTGGGGAAGATCAAAGGTTTCACGTCAAAGTCAAGGTATAGATGTCAAAGAGCAACTAGCAGCATTTAAAGCAGATTTGGAAGCTAAGTTTGAGGAAAAGTTGGCGCAAGAGCGTAAGATGATGCAAGATTCTCTTATGGAGACACTAAAGTCCATGGGTTTATCCCAAACCTCTGATACAAATAATAGAGTCATGGTACCTGAAGCGCAAACTGAACAACTTGTTGTCACCGGAAGCGCAAAAGGGAGTTGTTCTCCTGCACCGGTCAAGATGCAAAATGAACTCAAGGAGGTTGTTGTCACTGAAAGCGCAAAAGGAAGTCGTTCTCCTGCACCGGTAGCAGAGGCTCAAGATAACATGGACGATGTTCAGAAATTGTTAATGATGGTTCTGAAAAGGGGTGATGATCATTTGGATGTAGAATTAATTCATTGTTCAATGTGTACTAATTTTCTCATGTCTTGCAAGTGTATAAGAGAGTTGTTGGTGGGTTTTATTTGGCTCGACATGAGTACTCTAAGTGTTTGGTGCTC gTACATTCATCGTTTATGCATTGAAAACAACACCACAAATGTATATGGAATTTTGGAACCAACTTTTCTGAACATTGTTGGTGATGCTGGGAAAAAAAGTGATCagagaatatctcaaagtaAATGCAAGAAATACATCCAGCATAAGttacaaaatgaaaagaaagagtgtCAATTATTACCATTTAACCATGG AGGACATTGGCAGTTGATAATACTTTGTCCAAAGATAAATACCGTGGTTGTTATTTGTTCACTACATTGGAAACTTAATCCAATAATGGagaaaattgtttcaag TGTTTTTACGGTTGATCAAATGGCGAATGGCAATAGAAAGAACAATACCGTATGGCTTTATCCACAA gcgaggaaacaatataattcaaatgacTGTGGATactatgtaatgaaaaatatgttggacaTTGTCACTGCTAAGATAACTGATTCTTGGATGgag GTATTTAATGACCCAAAAGAGTTAACAGCTGAGGAGATGTATGAATTGCGATTACGTTGGTCAACATATTTTTTGGAGTTATTGGAGGGTTAA
- the LOC123902614 gene encoding isoleucine N-monooxygenase 2-like — MESFIVSDQLLPSFWCLILVFLVSTLLIKHQSCNQKSEKPKLPPGPTPWPIVGNLPEMLANRPTFRWIQKMMNDMNTQIACIRLGNVHVITVTDPEIAREICIKQDAIFASRPSSWSNEYVTTGYLTTALTPFGEQWKKIKKLISNELVSPLRHQWLHDKRVEEADNIVRYVYNQCTKIGGDGIVNVSVTAKHYTGNVIRRLLLNTRYFGNGSEDFGPSFKEVEYVEAVFTVLQYLFAFSVSDFMPCLRGLDLDGHEKNIKKACKIMKKYHDPIIEDRIRQWKNGKKTHKEDLLDVLISLKDAHNNDLLTEQEIKSNVLELTLAAVDNPSNALEWGLAEMINQPELLKKATEELDSVVGKERLVQEYDFPKLNYVKACAREAFRRHPICDFNLPHVAMKDTVVANYFIPKGSHVYLRRQGLGLNPKVWKEPLKFKPERHLKIDGYNVSLTDPSLELVTFGTGRRGCSGIMLGSSMTIMLFARLLHGFTWSAPPNCSSIDLSESHGGTTKAKPLVAVAKPRLPIETYQLY; from the exons ATGGAATCTTTTATTGTTTCAGACCAATTGTTGCCATCATTTTGGTGTCTCATACTCGTTTTTCTTGTTTCTACACTCCTCATCAAACATCAAAGTTGCAACCAAAAATCTGAAAAACCCAAACTCCCTCCTGGTCCCACACCTTGGCCTATAGTAGGCAACCTCCCTGAAATGCTTGCAAATAGGCCAACATTTAGATGGATACAAAAAATGATGAATGACATGAACACGCAAATTGCGTGCATCCGTTTAGGTAATGTTCATGTCATTACAGTGACTGATCCTGAAATTGCACGTGAAATATGTATAAAACAAGATGCAATTTTTGCTTCAAGACCGAGTAGTTGGTCCAATGAATATGTTACTACTGGATATCTGACCACTGCACTCACTCCCTTTGGAGAACAATGgaagaaaattaagaaattaattaGCAATGAATTAGTTTCCCCTCTTAGACACCAATGGCTTCATGATAAAAGGGTGGAAGAGGCCGATAACATTGTACGGTATGTCTACAACCAATGTACGAAAATTGGTGGTGATGGAATTGTGAATGTGAGTGTTACTGCAAAACATTATACAGGGAATGTTATTAGGAGGTTGCTTTTGAATACCAGGTATTTTGGAAATGGTAGCGAAGATTTTGGACCGAGCTTTAAGGAAGTAGAATATGTTGAAGCGGTTTTTACTGTTTTGCAATACCTTTTTGCTTTCTCTGTTTCTGATTTCATGCCATGTCTGAGGGGTCTAGACTTGGATGGTCATGAGAAGAATATTAAGAAGGCTTGTAAGATCATGAAGAAATATCATGACCCTATAATTGAGGATAGAATTCGGCAATGGAAGAATGGGAAAAAGACGCATAAAGAAGATTTGCTTGATGTTCTCATTTCACTAAAAGATGCTCACAACAACGACCTTTTGACAGAGCAGGAGATTAAGTCTAATGTTTTG GAATTGACACTTGCAGCTGTTGATAATCCATCAAATGCACTTGAATGGGGACTTGCTGAAATGATTAATCAGCCTGAGCTACTTAAAAAGGCTACCGAAGAATTAGACAGTGTTGTTGGAAAAGAAAGGCTGGTGCAAGAATATGATTTTCCCAAACTCAACTATGTGAAAGCTTGTGCAAGAGAAGCTTTTCGCCGCCATCCAATTTGTGATTTCAACCTTCCCCACGTCGCGATGAAAGACACAGTTGTTGCTAATTACTTTATCCCAAAAGGTAGCCATGTCTATTTAAGGAGACAAGGACTTGGCCTAAATCCTAAAGTATGGAAAGAACCACTGAAGTTCAAGCCAGAACGGCATCTTAAGATAGATGGGTATAATGTGAGTTTGACAGATCCGAGTTTGGAATTGGTAACATTTGGTACCGGAAGGCGTGGGTGTTCAGGCATCATGCTTGGATCTTCAATGACTATTATGTTATTTGCAAGGTTGCTCCATGGATTCACTTGGAGTGCACCACCCAACTGTTCTAGCATTGATCTCTCTGAATCTCATGGAGGTACCACAAAAGCTAAGCCACTTGTGGCAGTGGCAAAGCCAAGATTACCAATAGAGACTTATCAATTATATTAA